In a single window of the Mesorhizobium shangrilense genome:
- the proS gene encoding proline--tRNA ligase has product MRLSRYFLPILKETPREAEIVSHRLMLRAGMIRQQGQGSFSWLPLGKRVLDKVCRIIREEQDRAGALEILMPTIQSAELWRESGRYDDYGKEMLRIKDRQERDMLYGPTNEEMVTDIFRSYVKSYKDLPLNLYHIQWKFRDEVRPRFGVMRSREFLMKDAYSFDLDYEGARAAYNRMFVSYLRTFTRMGLQAIPMRADTGPIGGDLSHEFIILAETGESQVFCHRDYLGLAVPGEDVDFANDDEIGGIVKTWTTPYAATDEMHDEKAWEGIPEEQQVSARGIEVGHIFHFGEKYSKPMGAKVAGPDGKEHFVSMGSYGIGPSRLIAAVIEAMHDENGIVWPESIAPFDVALINMKVGDEACDQLCERINSVLTKAGKDVLYDDTDQRAGGKFATADLIGLPWQVIVGPRGAAAGEVEIKNRRTGERVTVPTEQVLHQVSGGA; this is encoded by the coding sequence ATGCGTTTGTCGCGCTACTTTTTGCCGATTTTGAAGGAGACTCCGCGGGAAGCGGAGATCGTTTCCCATCGCCTCATGCTGCGCGCCGGCATGATCCGGCAGCAGGGCCAGGGCTCCTTCTCCTGGCTGCCGCTCGGCAAGCGCGTGCTCGACAAGGTGTGCCGCATCATCCGCGAGGAGCAGGACCGGGCCGGGGCGCTCGAGATTCTGATGCCCACCATCCAGTCGGCGGAACTGTGGCGCGAGAGCGGCCGCTACGACGACTACGGCAAGGAGATGCTGCGCATCAAGGATCGGCAGGAGCGCGACATGCTCTACGGCCCGACCAACGAAGAGATGGTGACGGACATCTTCCGGTCCTACGTGAAGTCGTACAAGGACCTGCCGCTCAACCTCTACCACATCCAGTGGAAGTTCCGCGACGAGGTCCGGCCGCGTTTCGGCGTCATGCGGTCGCGCGAGTTCCTGATGAAGGACGCCTATTCCTTCGATCTGGATTACGAAGGCGCGCGTGCCGCCTACAACAGGATGTTCGTGTCCTACCTGAGGACATTTACGCGGATGGGCCTGCAGGCCATACCAATGCGGGCGGACACCGGTCCGATCGGCGGCGACCTCAGCCACGAGTTCATCATCCTCGCCGAAACCGGCGAGAGCCAGGTGTTCTGCCATCGCGACTATCTCGGGCTCGCCGTGCCTGGCGAGGACGTGGACTTCGCCAATGACGACGAGATCGGCGGCATCGTGAAGACGTGGACGACGCCATACGCCGCCACCGACGAGATGCATGACGAGAAGGCCTGGGAGGGCATTCCCGAAGAGCAGCAGGTTTCGGCGCGCGGCATCGAGGTCGGCCATATCTTCCATTTCGGCGAGAAGTATTCGAAGCCGATGGGGGCCAAGGTGGCGGGCCCAGACGGCAAGGAGCATTTCGTGTCGATGGGCTCCTACGGCATCGGCCCGAGCCGCCTCATCGCCGCCGTCATCGAGGCGATGCATGATGAGAACGGCATCGTCTGGCCGGAGTCGATTGCTCCCTTCGACGTGGCGCTGATCAACATGAAGGTGGGCGACGAAGCCTGCGACCAGCTGTGCGAGCGGATCAACTCGGTGCTCACCAAGGCCGGCAAGGACGTACTCTACGACGACACCGACCAGCGCGCCGGCGGCAAGTTCGCGACGGCCGACCTGATCGGCCTGCCCTGGCAGGTCATCGTAGGGCCGCGCGGAGCGGCCGCCGGCGAGGTCGAGATCAAGAATCGCCGCACCGGCGAGCGCGTGACCGTGCCGACCGAGCAGGTATTGCATCAGGTGAGCGGCGGCGCATGA
- a CDS encoding lipoprotein-releasing ABC transporter permease subunit, whose translation MSQAAARSAGAGPFSTFERMVAWRYLRSKRKETVISVIASISFLGIMLGVATLIVVMAVMNGFRAELLTRILGINGHLVIQPVDQPLEDYAEMAKRISGVPGVKYAIPLIEGQVLAQGSIGSGTGALVRGIRAEDLARMELVSKNIRHGTIEGFDDSEGVVVGRRMAENLGLVLGDTLTLISPEGDITPMGTTPRMKGYPVVAIFEVGMSEYDSGIVYMPFSEAQLYFNQEGRAQTIEIYVDNPDAVDALREPVEAAAQRQIFMSDWRQRNQTFFSALQVERNVMFMILTLIVLVAALNIISGLIMLVKDKGHDIAILRTMGASRGAIMRIFLMTGAAIGVTGTIAGVVLGVVICLNVESIRQFFSWLSGTVLFNPELYFLSQLPARMDFSETFSVIIMALVLSFIATIFPAWRAATLDPVEALRYE comes from the coding sequence ATGAGCCAGGCTGCGGCGCGATCGGCGGGCGCCGGCCCGTTCTCCACGTTCGAGCGCATGGTGGCTTGGCGCTACCTGCGTTCGAAGCGGAAAGAAACGGTCATCTCCGTCATCGCCAGTATCTCCTTCCTCGGCATCATGTTGGGCGTCGCCACGCTGATCGTGGTGATGGCGGTGATGAACGGGTTTCGCGCCGAGCTGCTCACGCGCATTCTGGGCATCAACGGCCATCTCGTAATCCAGCCGGTGGACCAGCCGCTGGAAGACTATGCGGAGATGGCGAAGCGCATTTCCGGCGTGCCCGGCGTCAAGTATGCGATCCCGCTCATCGAGGGGCAGGTGCTCGCCCAGGGCAGTATCGGAAGCGGGACAGGCGCGCTGGTGCGCGGCATCCGCGCCGAAGACCTCGCCCGGATGGAATTGGTGTCGAAGAACATCCGACACGGCACGATCGAAGGCTTCGACGACAGCGAAGGCGTGGTCGTCGGTCGTCGCATGGCCGAAAATCTCGGCCTCGTTCTGGGTGATACGCTGACCCTGATTTCGCCTGAAGGCGACATCACGCCGATGGGGACGACGCCCAGGATGAAGGGCTATCCGGTCGTCGCGATCTTTGAAGTCGGCATGTCCGAGTACGATTCAGGTATCGTCTACATGCCGTTTTCCGAGGCGCAGCTCTACTTCAACCAGGAGGGCAGGGCGCAGACCATCGAAATCTATGTCGACAATCCGGACGCAGTGGACGCGTTGCGCGAGCCGGTCGAAGCTGCTGCGCAGCGCCAGATATTCATGTCCGACTGGCGCCAGCGCAACCAGACGTTCTTTTCGGCACTGCAGGTCGAGCGCAACGTGATGTTCATGATCCTTACGCTGATCGTGCTCGTTGCGGCGCTGAACATCATTTCCGGTCTCATCATGCTGGTGAAGGACAAGGGCCACGACATTGCGATCCTGCGGACGATGGGCGCCTCGCGCGGCGCCATCATGCGCATCTTCCTGATGACCGGGGCGGCGATCGGCGTCACCGGCACGATCGCCGGAGTGGTCCTCGGGGTGGTCATATGCCTCAACGTCGAATCGATCCGGCAGTTCTTCTCGTGGCTGTCGGGGACGGTCCTCTTCAACCCGGAACTCTATTTCCTCAGCCAGCTGCCAGCGCGCATGGATTTCAGCGAAACCTTTTCCGTCATCATCATGGCGCTCGTCTTGTCGTTCATCGCCACCATCTTTCCTGCCTGGCGCGCGGCCACGCTCGATCCGGTCGAAGCGCTGAGGTACGAGTGA
- a CDS encoding ABC transporter ATP-binding protein, with the protein MAEAIIELRKVERHYLQGQKKLTILSGADFALTPGEMVALVAPSGAGKSTLLHTAGLLERPDAGDVILAGRACGRLSDDQRTAIRRNDIGFVYQFHHLLPEFSALENIMLPQLVRGLPVPEAKDRAMQLLEYMHIAQRANHRPSELSGGEQQRVAIARAVANAPLVLLADEPTGNLDPVTAGYVFDALAALVRQSGLAALIATHNHELAARMDRRVTLNDGKVVAL; encoded by the coding sequence ATGGCGGAGGCCATAATCGAACTGCGAAAGGTCGAGCGGCATTACCTGCAGGGACAAAAGAAGCTCACCATCCTTAGTGGCGCCGACTTTGCCCTGACACCGGGCGAAATGGTTGCGCTGGTGGCCCCATCGGGCGCTGGCAAGTCGACATTGCTGCATACTGCCGGACTTCTCGAACGGCCCGACGCCGGCGATGTCATTCTTGCCGGTAGGGCTTGCGGCCGGCTGTCGGACGACCAGCGCACCGCGATCCGCCGCAACGACATTGGATTCGTGTACCAGTTCCATCACCTTCTGCCGGAGTTCTCCGCGCTGGAGAACATCATGCTGCCCCAACTGGTGCGGGGGCTTCCGGTGCCCGAGGCGAAGGACCGGGCGATGCAACTCCTCGAGTACATGCACATCGCCCAACGCGCCAACCACCGCCCGTCGGAGCTGTCGGGCGGCGAGCAGCAACGGGTGGCCATTGCGCGCGCAGTCGCCAATGCGCCGCTGGTCCTGCTGGCCGACGAGCCGACGGGAAACCTCGATCCGGTGACGGCGGGTTACGTATTCGACGCGCTGGCGGCGCTGGTCCGGCAGTCAGGGCTCGCCGCCCTGATCGCCACCCACAATCACGAACTGGCGGCGCGGATGGATCGCCGTGTAACGCTGAACGACGGCAAGGTCGTCGCGCTCTGA
- a CDS encoding hybrid sensor histidine kinase/response regulator — translation MGIDHINDIERLKKINAALISRVERSMDQQGNAFSLFQTAINLENTVRRRTEELRSTLRRLEQSNIDLVEAKEAAELANLSKTRFLAAASHDVLQPLNAAHLSISALAELQVGDEGRKLVRQVERSLETMEDLLRTLLDISKLDAGVVQPSVGAVSLDHLFSSLRSDFLPLAEQKGLDLRFRSTLASVRSDRSLLRRILQNILSNALRYTRSGGVLVGARRRGDVIRIDVADTGCGIPEDQREAVFEEFNRGSRAMGLSAGGLGLGLAIVRRMAGALGHSVDFTSVVGKGTVFHLEASLVSMAAAETQSAIVELERPPGYGLFGTKVLLIENDEPVLEAMCTLLERWRCTVRTAVDSAEAIEALNGGDWAPDIIIADQHLDQGDLGTETIADVRQLLGRVVPALIITADPSDEIARTAKARNIEMMRKPVKPAQLRALLAHLLA, via the coding sequence ATGGGCATCGATCACATCAACGACATCGAAAGGCTGAAGAAGATCAACGCGGCGCTGATCTCCCGTGTCGAGCGCTCCATGGACCAGCAGGGAAACGCCTTCTCCCTCTTCCAGACTGCGATCAACCTCGAGAACACGGTCCGCCGCCGCACCGAGGAACTGCGTTCCACGCTGCGCCGCCTCGAGCAATCCAACATCGACCTCGTCGAGGCCAAGGAAGCCGCCGAGCTCGCCAATCTCTCCAAGACACGGTTCCTGGCCGCGGCCAGCCACGACGTGCTGCAGCCGCTCAACGCGGCGCATCTGTCCATCTCGGCGCTGGCCGAACTCCAGGTGGGCGACGAAGGCCGCAAGCTGGTGCGGCAGGTCGAGCGCTCGCTGGAGACGATGGAAGACCTGCTACGCACCCTTCTCGACATCTCCAAGCTCGACGCGGGCGTCGTCCAGCCGTCCGTCGGCGCGGTGTCGCTCGATCACCTTTTTTCGTCGCTGCGCTCCGACTTCCTGCCGCTTGCGGAGCAGAAGGGGCTGGATCTGCGCTTCCGCTCCACTCTGGCCAGCGTCCGCTCCGATCGCAGCCTGCTGAGGCGCATCCTCCAGAACATCCTGTCCAATGCTCTGCGGTACACGCGGTCGGGTGGCGTTCTGGTCGGCGCCCGCCGGCGCGGCGACGTGATCCGCATCGACGTCGCCGATACGGGCTGCGGCATACCGGAAGATCAGCGGGAGGCCGTTTTCGAAGAGTTCAACCGCGGCTCGCGCGCGATGGGCCTGTCGGCCGGCGGCCTCGGGCTGGGCCTCGCGATCGTGCGCCGGATGGCCGGCGCGCTCGGCCACAGCGTCGATTTCACCTCGGTTGTCGGCAAGGGAACCGTCTTCCATCTGGAGGCGTCCTTGGTGTCCATGGCGGCCGCGGAGACGCAGTCGGCGATCGTCGAGCTCGAGCGGCCGCCCGGCTACGGACTGTTCGGCACCAAGGTGCTCCTGATCGAGAACGACGAACCCGTTCTCGAGGCCATGTGCACATTGCTGGAACGCTGGCGCTGCACGGTACGCACGGCGGTGGACAGCGCGGAGGCGATCGAGGCCCTGAACGGTGGCGACTGGGCGCCCGACATCATCATCGCCGACCAGCATCTCGACCAGGGCGACCTCGGCACGGAAACGATCGCCGACGTGCGGCAGCTTCTCGGCCGCGTCGTGCCCGCGCTCATCATCACCGCGGACCCGTCCGACGAGATCGCCCGAACGGCGAAGGCGCGGAACATCGAGATGATGCGCAAACCGGTGAAGCCCGCGCAACTGCGGGCGCTTCTGGCCCACCTGCTGGCGTAG
- a CDS encoding FIST N-terminal domain-containing protein, with product MAARTKLPAASTEAPIRAETTPDKNSGGISLAVVTTSYGCGLLALTTDAPDPRGFAQHIAREAAAADAGFALVFFSQALMDAQSLSDALVEAAPRLAFVGCSTAGEITPNGLEERHAVALLFPTASFAAASAMVENLSTSGLSEITGEVEAIKRSMLAHPHPSHHRNLFALCFIDGMSFAEEAVTSAIHWGLNDIPLIGASAGDDLKFETTTLIRNGKVASNCAVVVLIATDVPFQVFKTENFEPTAEKLVVTSSDPDRRVVHEFNAGVAADEFAAAVGIETAQLTPLSFASHPVVLRVGGEYYCRSIQKVLPDGSLSFFCAIDDGIVLSLAQPKGMVQSTRSAFKNVEKRLGGIDMVLGFDCVLRRLDAQNRQIFRDISDLYRENRVIGFNTYGEQYRSMHLNQTLTAIAFGVRLAAE from the coding sequence GTGGCCGCTCGGACAAAACTGCCGGCGGCGTCGACCGAAGCGCCCATCCGTGCGGAAACGACGCCGGACAAGAACTCGGGAGGAATTTCGCTGGCCGTCGTCACCACGAGCTATGGCTGCGGACTTTTGGCGCTGACAACCGACGCGCCCGATCCGCGTGGGTTTGCGCAGCACATTGCCCGGGAAGCGGCTGCCGCCGATGCCGGCTTCGCGTTGGTGTTTTTCTCCCAGGCTCTGATGGATGCACAATCGCTGTCCGACGCTCTGGTGGAAGCGGCGCCCAGGCTCGCTTTCGTCGGCTGTTCGACGGCGGGGGAGATCACGCCGAACGGCCTGGAAGAACGGCATGCCGTCGCGCTGCTCTTCCCGACGGCGTCGTTTGCGGCTGCTTCCGCAATGGTTGAAAACCTCTCGACCTCGGGATTGAGCGAGATCACCGGCGAGGTCGAGGCGATCAAGCGCTCGATGCTCGCCCATCCACACCCCTCGCACCACCGCAACCTGTTCGCACTCTGCTTCATCGACGGCATGTCCTTTGCAGAGGAGGCAGTAACGTCGGCCATCCACTGGGGCCTGAACGACATACCGCTCATCGGGGCATCGGCCGGCGACGACCTCAAGTTCGAGACGACAACGCTGATCCGCAACGGCAAGGTCGCCTCGAACTGCGCCGTTGTCGTGTTGATCGCGACCGACGTGCCGTTCCAGGTGTTCAAGACCGAGAATTTCGAACCTACCGCCGAGAAGCTCGTCGTCACCTCGTCGGACCCGGATCGCCGCGTCGTCCATGAATTCAATGCGGGCGTCGCGGCGGACGAGTTCGCCGCAGCCGTCGGCATTGAAACCGCGCAGCTGACGCCCTTGAGCTTCGCTTCGCATCCCGTGGTGTTGCGTGTCGGCGGGGAATACTATTGCCGCTCCATCCAGAAGGTGCTTCCTGACGGCTCGCTGTCCTTTTTCTGCGCCATAGACGACGGCATCGTGCTGTCTCTCGCCCAACCGAAAGGCATGGTGCAGTCGACCCGCAGCGCCTTCAAAAACGTCGAAAAGAGGCTGGGAGGCATCGACATGGTCCTCGGCTTCGATTGCGTACTCCGTCGACTGGACGCGCAGAATCGCCAGATATTCCGGGACATTTCCGACCTCTACCGCGAGAACCGCGTCATCGGCTTCAACACCTATGGCGAGCAGTACCGGTCAATGCATCTCAACCAGACACTGACGGCGATCGCCTTTGGCGTGCGGCTCGCTGCGGAATGA
- a CDS encoding (2Fe-2S)-binding protein codes for MSEVSLVVNGRKVSGSVEDRTLLVHFLREHLGLTGTHVGCDTSQCGACVVHVDGKAVKSCTMLAVQASGSTVVTIEGLANGADLHPVQAAFKEHHGLQCGFCTPGMIMAATDMINRHPEGLDEATVRTELEGNICRCTGYHNIVKAILAASQAMSKGKGKAKAKAA; via the coding sequence TTGTCTGAAGTATCGTTAGTGGTGAACGGGCGAAAGGTGAGCGGCTCCGTCGAGGACCGCACCCTGCTCGTTCATTTCCTCAGGGAGCATCTGGGACTGACCGGAACGCATGTGGGCTGCGACACCTCCCAGTGCGGCGCCTGCGTCGTCCATGTCGACGGCAAGGCCGTCAAATCGTGCACAATGCTCGCCGTGCAGGCGTCCGGCTCGACCGTCGTCACCATCGAGGGCCTGGCGAACGGCGCCGACCTGCATCCCGTGCAGGCGGCGTTCAAGGAACATCACGGCCTGCAGTGCGGTTTCTGCACGCCCGGCATGATCATGGCCGCCACGGACATGATCAACCGCCATCCCGAAGGTCTCGACGAGGCGACCGTGCGCACGGAGCTCGAAGGCAACATTTGCCGCTGCACGGGCTACCACAACATCGTCAAGGCGATCCTCGCCGCGTCGCAGGCAATGTCGAAGGGCAAGGGGAAGGCAAAGGCGAAGGCAGCGTAG
- a CDS encoding xanthine dehydrogenase family protein molybdopterin-binding subunit has translation MGMEGIGARVARKEDKRFITGGGRYTDDMVVPGMKHAVFVRSPYAHADIKKIDVKAAQAMPGVIDVLTGKQLKADGIGNLICGWMIHSKDGSPMKMGAWSPLAVDRVRYVGDAVVIVIADTKGQARDAAEAVEVTYKERKSVTEAVDALKQGAPQLHPEAEGNQIFDWELGDAQATDAALAKAAHITKMHIVNNRLVPNAMEPRATLGHYDKAEDHFTCWTTSQNPHVARLVMSAFYNVAPENKLRVIAPDVGGGFGSKIFIYPEEVVCLWASKKTGVPVKWVADRTESFLTDAHGRDHVSEVQMAFDKDNRIIGLKVDTIANFGAYMSLFSSSVPTYLYATLLSGQYNIPAIHANVRAVYTNTAPVDAYRGAGRPEATYLLERTVETAARELGVSPAELRRKNFVTQFPHQTPVIMAYDAGDYAASLDAAMKEANYAGFEKRRAEAKKRGKLRGIGMSNYIEACGIAPSAAVGSLGAGVGLWESAEVRVNAVGTIEVLTGSHSHGQGHETTFAQLVNQRFGVPIDSVSIVHGDTDKVQMGMGTYGSRSGAVGMSAVVKALDKVEAKAKKIAAHLMEADEGDIVIEDGALKVAGTDKSVPWFQLALAAYTAHNLPAGMEPGLKETAFYDPSNFTFPAGCYICEVEVDPDTGVTEIVQFVAADDFGNIINPMIVEGQVHGGIAQGVGQALLEGAHYDANGQLITASYMDYTMPRADDLPSFKVSTSNTPCPGNPLGIKGCGEAGAIGSPPAVINAITDAIGNNDLLMPATPQRVWAAINAAKH, from the coding sequence ATGGGAATGGAAGGCATTGGCGCCCGCGTGGCGCGTAAGGAAGACAAGAGGTTCATCACCGGCGGGGGCCGCTACACGGACGACATGGTCGTTCCCGGCATGAAGCATGCCGTGTTTGTGCGCAGTCCCTACGCACATGCCGACATCAAGAAGATTGACGTCAAGGCGGCGCAGGCCATGCCGGGCGTAATCGACGTGTTGACCGGCAAGCAGCTCAAGGCCGATGGCATCGGCAACCTGATCTGCGGCTGGATGATCCACTCGAAGGACGGCTCGCCCATGAAGATGGGCGCCTGGTCGCCGCTGGCGGTCGATCGCGTCCGCTATGTCGGCGACGCGGTGGTGATCGTGATCGCCGACACCAAGGGCCAGGCGCGCGACGCCGCCGAGGCCGTCGAGGTGACCTACAAGGAGCGGAAGTCGGTGACCGAGGCGGTGGATGCCCTCAAGCAGGGAGCGCCGCAGTTGCATCCGGAGGCCGAAGGCAACCAGATCTTCGACTGGGAACTCGGCGACGCCCAAGCGACCGACGCGGCGCTGGCCAAGGCCGCTCACATCACCAAGATGCACATCGTCAACAACCGCCTCGTGCCCAACGCGATGGAGCCACGCGCTACGCTCGGCCACTACGACAAGGCCGAGGACCACTTCACCTGCTGGACCACCTCGCAGAACCCGCACGTGGCGCGCCTTGTGATGAGCGCGTTCTACAACGTGGCGCCGGAGAACAAGCTGCGGGTGATCGCGCCCGACGTCGGCGGCGGCTTCGGCTCGAAGATCTTCATCTATCCCGAGGAAGTCGTCTGCCTGTGGGCCTCGAAGAAGACGGGCGTTCCGGTCAAGTGGGTGGCCGACCGCACCGAGAGCTTCCTCACCGACGCGCATGGCCGCGACCACGTGTCTGAAGTGCAGATGGCCTTCGACAAGGACAACCGCATCATCGGCCTGAAGGTCGACACGATCGCCAATTTCGGCGCCTACATGTCGCTCTTCTCGTCGTCGGTGCCGACCTACCTCTACGCAACCCTGCTGTCGGGCCAGTACAACATCCCGGCGATCCACGCGAATGTGCGGGCTGTGTACACCAACACGGCGCCCGTGGACGCCTATCGCGGGGCAGGGCGGCCGGAGGCCACCTACCTGCTTGAACGCACCGTCGAGACAGCCGCGCGCGAGCTCGGCGTGTCGCCGGCTGAACTGCGCCGCAAGAACTTCGTCACCCAGTTCCCGCACCAGACGCCCGTCATCATGGCCTATGACGCGGGCGACTACGCCGCCTCGCTCGACGCCGCCATGAAAGAGGCCAACTATGCCGGCTTCGAGAAGCGGCGCGCCGAGGCGAAGAAGCGCGGCAAGCTGCGCGGCATCGGCATGTCGAACTACATCGAGGCCTGCGGCATCGCGCCGTCGGCGGCGGTCGGTTCGCTCGGCGCCGGCGTCGGCCTCTGGGAGTCTGCCGAGGTGCGCGTCAACGCGGTCGGCACCATCGAGGTGTTGACCGGCTCGCACAGCCACGGCCAGGGCCACGAGACGACCTTCGCCCAGCTCGTCAACCAGCGCTTCGGCGTGCCGATCGACAGTGTGTCGATCGTCCACGGCGACACCGACAAGGTGCAGATGGGCATGGGCACCTACGGCTCGCGCTCGGGCGCGGTCGGCATGAGCGCCGTGGTCAAGGCGCTCGACAAGGTCGAGGCCAAGGCCAAGAAGATCGCCGCGCACCTGATGGAGGCCGACGAGGGCGACATCGTGATCGAGGACGGCGCGCTGAAAGTCGCCGGCACCGACAAGAGCGTTCCGTGGTTCCAGCTGGCGCTCGCCGCCTACACCGCCCACAACCTGCCCGCAGGCATGGAGCCCGGCCTGAAGGAGACGGCGTTCTACGACCCGTCCAACTTCACCTTCCCGGCCGGCTGCTACATCTGCGAGGTCGAGGTCGATCCCGATACCGGCGTCACCGAGATCGTCCAGTTCGTGGCGGCCGACGACTTCGGCAACATCATCAACCCGATGATCGTCGAGGGTCAGGTGCATGGCGGCATCGCCCAGGGCGTCGGCCAGGCGCTGCTGGAAGGCGCCCACTACGACGCCAACGGGCAGCTCATCACGGCGAGCTACATGGACTACACCATGCCGCGCGCCGACGACCTGCCGTCGTTCAAGGTGTCGACGTCCAACACGCCGTGCCCGGGCAATCCGCTCGGCATCAAGGGCTGCGGTGAAGCCGGCGCCATCGGCTCGCCGCCGGCGGTGATCAACGCCATCACCGACGCCATCGGCAACAACGACCTGTTGATGCCCGCCACGCCGCAGCGCGTGTGGGCGGC